The stretch of DNA CGGAGCTATAAGTGCTACCATGCATTTTGCCTGGTCGAGGGATTTGAAGCAGTGACTGGCTCCAACTCCAGTGCATGACGCTCATCTGGAAAGCGTTCCATACTGCTGCCCATGGAAGTGCACCGCCAGTATAGACGAGGTCCCTGCTCGCCAGTAAGGGCCCGGTGTCGACATCCTCAGCTTCTTACTGTTCGCACAGCTTCGATTAGCTGGAAACACTCCAAGCCATCGACTAGACTCACTGCCTCTCAGGTTACGAGCGAAACGGACAGGCGTCAATCCCACGCTGCTCTTGAACACGCGCAGAAAATAGAACTTGCTCATGCCGACCATCTCTGCAAGCTCCACGAGGCTCGGCACAGGTCTGCCGGCCTGGACGGCTTCCCGGATAATGACTTGGGCGTGTGCGACGGCAATGCCCTGTCGAGCTTCGTGGGGGCTCGCTAAACCTTCGGGTAGACAGCGTTGGCAGGAGCGGTAGCCCATCACCTGCGCCTGGATGCTGTCGGTGGCAAACTCGACGTTTTCACGTCGGGGGCGGCGGGAGGGGCATGTTGGGCGGCAGAAGATCTTTGTCGACTTGACGCAGTACACGAAAGCCGTCTCTGCACAAGTATCGCGCCCAAGCACGGCCGTCCACTTCAAATCGTCGGTTAGGTACGCAGAGAAGCTTTCCGGTGCAAGCATGGTTGATGACAGACCATCCGATTGTGGATTGCTTGGTTTCGAGCTGGCGACTGGGTCTCAGCGGTGAGCGCCCGTCATTACTCACCGTCTTGTAGCAAGGTACCGACGTCTATGTCAAGCGAATGTGGTGTTACGAGGCCCGAATCTGACAGTGTCCCTGCAGGTCAGTGGGGCGATGGATGGAGGGGGGAATTCACAGTCAGAGGCGGTGGCGGGCGAGAGTGACGACGTGGTGAGCGGGGAGGTTTGCcctgtcgacgaggtggtggcTTTTTGTTAGCTCGCGCCCGCTCCTTTTCATCCTTGTTATTCTCACTACTGGTAGGAATGCCCAGGCCAAGGGCTTCAAGTAGTTGTTGATCCACAGACATCGTCGCAGGCGCCGAGttgggagagagagagagagatggagacAAACAGTGGGGTGTGGAGTGTGTTTTCGGGATGACCGAGAGTTGACGTAACGTTGCTTTCAAAGTCGGATATCGGCAATTTTGGATCACCGCTTCATCTCCGCTCGCCCAGATCGCATTCCACAAGCGGAACCGTTGCCTTCAAAGACGGAATGAGCGAGCGATGCGTGTACGCGTCCAGTATCCAATCTCTTACTGAGCTGCACGCCGAGAGTGCCTCGTCATTCATACGTGTCGCTCCTGCACTTACCTTCCTGTCTCAATGGAGACGTGCCAGTGTGCACATGAAACAATGGCTGCGGCAAAGGCCATCAAAATTGAAAACTGAACACCTGTTGCGCACCACTCTATCTGCAAACCATCTCGGCTGAAGCCCCATCTCATGGGCACAGATTGCATTTGTGGGCTGTGCTCTGGGCTTGGTGTCTCATACATGCCTTCTGTCCCATGCGACAAGAGCTAAAACCTCACCCCAGCTGGTCCCTCAAAGCGAGCTGGAACATCCTGTCACTGTCACAGCTCACAACCGTTGCTCTTCCTCAATTTCTCGGGACCTTGTTCACTCCCCCCTCACTTGGTCGCTTCCCACTGCCCTCGTGGAACTCCTGCCCGTAGCAGGGTACTCGTCCTGGTCCACAGATTATTAGAGGCTCTCCATAATGGCACTCTTCTGGGACTCCAGTGTTGACAGACCTAAAGTCAGCTGAAGGCACAGTCATGAGATGCACGAGGCAAGGATCATGTTCCGCGTgccgtcaagctcgagctcgtcgaggaggagatggtaCGCAACATTTGTGGCGACTCTCTTCTTAGGCAGGTCATGGTGCAACGGTGTTGTGTCAATGTCTGAGCGCGACGCATACGGCACGTCTACTGATCCCAGCTTCATTCCGGGTCTTTCCGGATGATGCCGCCAACCTCCCCTGGGTATCGCAGAGAAATGCGGTAAGTCCCTCGCTGAGGCAGCATTGGCATCCTCAAAATTACTGCTCACTGGCCACCCGGACCGTCGACGTGGCTTCGTCGGTGTTCTGATCCCGATTACAATTCCGCAGGCAGGCACTACCTCACTTGTAGAAGTTGCAGAAGCACTTCTGGCGTCCTTTTTGGTGAAGATGCCAGCTGTTGGGTTGTCCGTTGCTGTCGACAGCCGACCGCCGCCAACACCAGCACCCTCAAATATGTGCTGATGCACCGAACGTTATCCCAAGGTCACGCAGGTTCTAGTTCTGAAATTAACATCACCAGGATTAGGTGGAATGGCTGGCTATGCCCCTCACCGCTATCACAGACCCTTCAGCACGAGCGTTTCTAGACGCCTGACATACAAGTGGTGGTACGACATGGCGGTGAATAAGGTTCGAGCAAGTGAAAGATACCTAGTTCGATAACTAGCACTCATGGTGGTGCATCCAGAAAGCATAGCTCTCGTGTTAAATCTACAACAGTGCACCCTCAACAGCGAGGCCCTCCACCAAGTAGATGCGGTTCTCCGCAAAGCACACCAATTTCCCTCCAGGCACGAAGCAGAAGTTGGCGCAGCCTGCTCCGATGTTGTCATCAGCTAGGCCAAGCACTATCTTTCCAACGAGTGTGCCGTATTTGTCTGCCAATCAGTCCTAATCAGTCCTAGTAGTCGTGCCGACTGAATGCGACTCACTCCACACGTGGACACCATCACCGCATCCCGAGTACACGTTTCCCAAAGTATCGCACTTGACTGGCAAGCATCAGCGGATGCCCAGCATCCTTTTTGTAACCACTTACTACCATCCGGCACACCACAGTCGGCAAACGCAAAGAGGCGGCGATTTTGCAGGGACGGTCCTCCAATATCCAGGTCGACGCCGGGCCACACGACATCAAACGCGTAGCTGGGGATGGTCAGTACTACGCAGACTGCCCATTCTATGCTCCGACGTTGACTCACATTGTGCTCGGCTTGTGAGGATCGAGCGTGCCGCAGCCCCGAATGTGCGCGGTATCTGTCACGTAGCACGTCTTGCCGTCGGGGCTGAAGCAGATGCCGTTGGGGTGGTCAAAGCCGTctgcgacggcgcggaTGTCGCCCGTCTCGGGATTGAAGACGTAGACTTGTGAGGGAAGTTCGGGCGTATGGCGAAAGCCCTGCTCGTGGCCGTATGTGGGGTCAGTGAACCACACTGTGGAGCCGCGAGCCGGTAGACGGGACGACTCTGCCTCCCCGCTGCCAGGAAGATCCTCGGTCGACCTGGGTGGAAGGACAATGACATCGTTGAGCGAGTTGAATGCGCGACCGTGGAAGTTGTTCAGAATCGGCCTCACGTCTGCTGGATTGCTAGGATCCACCAGTGTGAGCGCCGACGGCACGCCCCGACCCGCGCCCTGGTCGCAAAACAGCAGGTAGTCGCCATACGGGCACGCGCCGTTGCCTCCATACACTGGTAGCTGGACGGGGTTGACTTTGCCTGTTCCGAGGTTTATACGGCTAACTTCCACTGTGCGCTCACGGAGGCCGTCAGAGCGCGTCGGCCCGTCATACAGGTTGGAAGTGAACCATACCTCGCCCGCACCGTCGTGGGTGGGAACCCACACGCCGGCTTCGTGTGCAAACGAACGATCCTGGGCGGCTAGTACTCGTACCGATGGAGCTGGACCAAGGAGTGCGAGGAAGGACGGGTGTGTGGCCACGAACGGACTCGACTTGTTACCCAGCGCCGCAGTCGTGTCGGTGCAGAGAATGGTGTCCTTGAAAGGATGGCGCTGGAAGCCGTTTGGTAGCACGGCGTGCACTTTCGGATAGAGGAGCTGCCTGTTAATGTGGACTGTCCGATCGCACCCACCTGTACGGAGCTTGGGAGGCTCATCGTGGGGTTGGGAGTATGGTAGCGTGCAATGGACAGAATACAGTTCATAAGAAGTGGGTGGTTTGGCTACATGTTTCACTAGCGCATCCCAACTGGTCACAACAACCCGGCTGTAGGCGGCTCCCACTATCCGTCTACAACCGTGATCGTGAGCTTCATCACTTGACCTGTTCTCACTTCTGCAAGACATGCACCCTCCATTCATATTGTCCAAGCTAAGCGGAAACGAGAAGCGTGGATTGCAGGATGCGGATGAGCAAGCAAGGTACCATATGCCCGCAAGGGTGACAGGAGGAGGCCACCCATCCCGCCTCTAGCCGCTGCTAGCGTGTAACTCACACCGCTCTCGCCACGGAGCCTTTTGGACAGCGTTCACATC from Cutaneotrichosporon cavernicola HIS019 DNA, chromosome: 7b encodes:
- a CDS encoding uncharacterized protein (Metal binding domain of Ada), which produces MLAPESFSAYLTDDLKWTAVLGRDTCAETAFVYCVKSTKIFCRPTCPSRRPRRENVEFATDSIQAQVMGYRSCQRCLPEGLASPHEARQGIAVAHAQVIIREAVQAGRPVPSLVELAEMVGMSKFYFLRVFKSSVGLTPVRFARNLRGTVRTVRS
- a CDS encoding uncharacterized protein (SMP-30/Gluconolaconase/LRE-like region) produces the protein MSLPSSVQLLYPKVHAVLPNGFQRHPFKDTILCTDTTAALGNKSSPFVATHPSFLALLGPAPSVRVLAAQDRSFAHEAGVWVPTHDGAGEVWFTSNLYDGPTRSDGLRERTVEVSRINLGTGKVNPVQLPVYGGNGACPYGDYLLFCDQGAGRGVPSALTLVDPSNPADVRPILNNFHGRAFNSLNDVIVLPPRSTEDLPGSGEAESSRLPARGSTVWFTDPTYGHEQGFRHTPELPSQVYVFNPETGDIRAVADGFDHPNGICFSPDGKTCYVTDTAHIRGCGTLDPHKPSTIYAFDVVWPGVDLDIGGPSLQNRRLFAFADCGVPDGIKCDTLGNVYSGCGDGVHVWNKYGTLVGKIVLGLADDNIGAGCANFCFVPGGKLVCFAENRIYLVEGLAVEGALL